A part of Streptomyces sp. DSM 40750 genomic DNA contains:
- a CDS encoding alpha-ketoacid dehydrogenase subunit beta, whose protein sequence is MAKVTMAQALNTALRDALREDERVLVFGEDVGPLGGVFRITDGLTRDFGEQRCFDTPLAEAGIVGLAVGMAMGGFRPVVEMQFDAFAYPAFEQIASHVAKLRNRTRGRVNLPMVIRVPYAGGIGGVEHHCDSSEAYYAHTPGLKVVTPATAEDAYWLLRDAVADPDPVVFLEPKKLYWSREDTDLEARGALPFGRAAIRRAGHDATLVAYGPSVPVALAAAEAAAADGIELEVVDLRTLVPFDDETVTESVRRTGRCVVVQEAQGFAGVGAEIAARVQERCFHSLAAPVLRVTGFDIPYPPPKLEHAHLPGVDRILDAVDRLQFSDEPDTRHLLKGAVA, encoded by the coding sequence ATGGCCAAGGTCACGATGGCGCAGGCGCTCAACACCGCCCTGCGCGACGCGCTCCGCGAGGACGAACGGGTCCTCGTCTTCGGTGAGGACGTCGGCCCGCTCGGCGGGGTGTTCCGCATCACCGACGGGCTGACCCGCGACTTCGGCGAGCAGCGCTGCTTCGACACCCCGCTCGCGGAGGCCGGTATCGTCGGGCTCGCGGTCGGCATGGCGATGGGCGGGTTCCGGCCCGTGGTGGAGATGCAGTTCGACGCCTTCGCGTACCCGGCGTTCGAGCAGATCGCCTCGCATGTCGCCAAGCTGCGCAACCGCACCCGCGGGCGGGTCAACCTGCCGATGGTGATCCGCGTCCCCTACGCCGGCGGGATCGGCGGAGTGGAGCACCACTGCGACTCCAGTGAGGCGTACTACGCGCACACGCCCGGCCTGAAGGTCGTCACCCCGGCCACGGCCGAGGACGCGTACTGGCTGTTGCGGGACGCGGTCGCCGACCCCGATCCGGTGGTGTTCCTGGAGCCGAAGAAGTTGTACTGGTCGCGCGAGGACACCGATCTGGAGGCGCGCGGGGCGCTGCCGTTCGGGCGGGCGGCGATCCGGCGGGCGGGGCATGACGCCACCCTCGTCGCGTACGGCCCGTCGGTCCCGGTGGCCCTGGCCGCGGCCGAGGCCGCCGCCGCGGACGGGATCGAGCTGGAGGTCGTGGACCTGCGGACCCTGGTGCCCTTCGACGACGAGACCGTCACGGAGTCGGTGCGCAGGACGGGGCGCTGCGTGGTCGTTCAGGAGGCGCAGGGCTTCGCGGGAGTCGGTGCGGAGATCGCCGCCCGGGTGCAGGAGCGCTGCTTCCACTCGCTCGCCGCTCCCGTACTGCGGGTCACCGGCTTCGACATCCCGTATCCGCCGCCCAAGCTGGAGCACGCGCACCTGCCCGGCGTCGACCGGATCCTCGACGCCGTCGACCGTCTGCAGTTCTCCGACGAGCCCGACACCCGGCACCTGTTGAAGGGAGCGGTCGCATGA
- the pdhA gene encoding pyruvate dehydrogenase (acetyl-transferring) E1 component subunit alpha, with the protein MSVKSLRQTVQGLLPSLSPVRFVAEDGTPVAKQPTDYLEPPVEALREAWRRMVLGRRFDTQATALTKQGRLAVYPSSRGQEACQIGAVLALRPDDWLFPTYRDSVALVTRDIDPVEVLTLLRGDWHCGYDPAATRVAPQCTPLATQVLHATGMAEALRRNGEDGVAMALVGDGATSEGDFHEALNFAAVFRAPVVFFVQNNRYAISVPLARQTAAPALAYKGIGYGVRSEQVDGNDLVAVLAVLNAAVEHARAGNGPVLVEAHTYRMDAHTNADDATRYREDDEVERWRAADPVDRLETYLRSLGALTDEDVAALREEAEELAARVRAGMNADSVLDPLELFDHVYAEPTPQLREQRAQLAAELAETTQAQED; encoded by the coding sequence ATGTCTGTGAAGAGCCTCCGCCAGACGGTTCAGGGCCTCCTGCCGTCCCTGTCGCCGGTGCGGTTCGTGGCCGAGGACGGCACCCCGGTCGCCAAGCAGCCGACCGACTACCTCGAGCCCCCGGTCGAGGCCCTGCGGGAGGCCTGGCGGCGGATGGTGCTGGGCCGCCGGTTCGACACCCAGGCGACCGCCCTCACCAAACAGGGCCGCCTCGCGGTCTACCCGTCCAGCCGTGGTCAGGAGGCCTGTCAGATCGGTGCCGTGCTCGCGCTGCGCCCGGACGACTGGCTGTTCCCGACCTACCGCGACTCCGTCGCCCTGGTGACCCGCGACATCGACCCGGTCGAGGTCCTGACCCTGCTGCGCGGCGACTGGCACTGCGGCTACGACCCCGCCGCCACCCGGGTCGCCCCCCAGTGCACCCCGCTGGCCACCCAGGTGCTGCACGCGACCGGCATGGCGGAGGCCCTGCGCCGCAACGGCGAGGACGGCGTGGCAATGGCGCTCGTCGGGGACGGGGCGACCAGCGAGGGCGACTTCCACGAGGCGCTGAACTTCGCGGCCGTCTTCCGCGCGCCGGTCGTCTTCTTCGTGCAGAACAACAGGTACGCGATCTCCGTGCCGCTGGCCCGGCAGACCGCGGCGCCCGCCCTCGCCTACAAGGGCATCGGTTACGGGGTGCGCTCCGAGCAGGTCGACGGCAACGACCTGGTGGCGGTGCTGGCGGTGCTGAACGCGGCCGTCGAGCACGCCCGCGCCGGGAACGGCCCGGTCCTGGTCGAGGCGCACACGTACCGCATGGACGCGCACACCAACGCCGACGACGCCACCCGCTACCGGGAGGACGACGAGGTCGAGCGGTGGCGGGCCGCCGACCCGGTCGACCGGCTGGAGACATATCTGCGCTCGCTCGGCGCGCTCACCGACGAGGACGTGGCGGCGCTGCGGGAGGAGGCCGAGGAGCTGGCGGCGCGGGTGCGCGCCGGCATGAACGCTGACTCCGTGCTGGACCCGCTGGAGCTGTTCGACCACGTCTACGCCGAGCCGACCCCGCAACTGCGTGAGCAGCGTGCCCAGTTGGCGGCCGAGCTCGCCGAAACCACCCAGGCCCAGGAGGACTGA
- a CDS encoding Lrp/AsnC family transcriptional regulator: protein MSEENPPPGVVAGRTAVPLDDIDRQILTRLLQDGRISVRALAEQVHISRANAYTRIGRLVAEDVITGFTAQLNAQRAGLGTSAYVTMSIDQNAWRDISRELRAIPYVEHVALVTGDFDVLVLVRAPDNLALRKVVLESIQAVPGVRSTRTWLVFDEVRGRGATWTD, encoded by the coding sequence GTGTCCGAGGAAAACCCGCCGCCGGGGGTCGTGGCCGGACGAACTGCCGTCCCGCTCGACGACATCGACCGGCAGATCCTGACCCGGCTCCTCCAGGACGGCCGGATCTCGGTCCGCGCCCTCGCCGAGCAGGTCCACATCTCCCGGGCCAACGCCTACACACGCATCGGCCGGCTCGTGGCGGAGGACGTCATCACCGGCTTCACCGCACAGCTCAACGCCCAGCGGGCCGGCCTCGGCACAAGCGCCTACGTGACCATGAGCATCGACCAGAACGCCTGGCGCGACATCTCCCGCGAACTGCGCGCCATCCCGTACGTGGAACATGTCGCCCTCGTCACGGGCGACTTCGACGTCCTGGTGCTGGTGCGCGCACCGGACAACCTGGCGCTGCGCAAGGTGGTCCTGGAGAGCATCCAGGCGGTGCCGGGCGTGCGCTCCACCCGCACCTGGCTCGTCTTCGACGAGGTGCGGGGGCGCGGCGCCACCTGGACGGACTGA
- a CDS encoding aldehyde dehydrogenase family protein — translation MRPGPYERHGELLHDVVRALAAGECRRPFTEATGQDAADAGMRSTRTAGKVFRSLLGRPFELAQPGALGQVRTESSPYGVALAIAYPRCDPGELVAAAGRAAAGWRAAGAYQRAGLAVEILRRLNTRSHELALAVHHTTGQPLRAAFRAAGPRAQDRALEAVAQALAESERVPADLRWESAERSGPPLALRGTCTLVPRGVSLLVGCPDFPLWNGYPGLFAGLVTGNPVVVAPHPRAVLPLAITVRVARQVLAEAGHDPNVVTLAVAEPERRVHRRLATDPAVRIVDFTGSARFADWLELHARQATVFANRTGLNTVVVDSTDDYQGLVRGLALSSCLCSGTVRTTPQNILVPERGFRTDEGPKTLRDLGADVGDAVDRLLGHPARAARVLGAITSDEVRDALTEAARYGPVLHASGPVAHPEHTHADLRGPLLVRLRASDERVYTREWPGPVSFLVGTDSTSQGLAVLRHTVARHGALYASVHSTDPLVLAAAETAALDAGVHLVENLDDLPADPSSARADLPGAGAHFITGRFRVVRSRRHAPVTAPTSVPAPVPATASVPAPDRPAVAARSPAATAELLDV, via the coding sequence GTGCGCCCCGGTCCCTACGAGCGGCACGGCGAGCTGCTCCACGATGTCGTCCGTGCCCTCGCCGCCGGTGAGTGCCGTCGCCCCTTCACCGAGGCGACCGGCCAGGACGCGGCCGACGCGGGCATGAGGTCGACCCGCACGGCGGGCAAGGTGTTCCGCTCGCTGCTGGGACGGCCCTTCGAGCTGGCGCAGCCCGGCGCTCTCGGGCAAGTGCGCACGGAGTCGTCGCCGTACGGCGTGGCTCTGGCCATCGCCTACCCGCGCTGCGATCCCGGGGAGCTGGTCGCGGCGGCCGGGCGGGCGGCGGCCGGCTGGCGGGCCGCCGGGGCGTACCAGCGCGCCGGGCTCGCCGTGGAGATCCTGCGCCGCCTCAACACCCGCAGCCACGAGCTGGCCCTCGCCGTGCACCACACCACCGGCCAGCCCCTGCGCGCGGCCTTCCGCGCCGCCGGGCCACGCGCCCAGGACCGTGCCCTGGAAGCCGTGGCCCAGGCGTTGGCCGAGTCGGAACGCGTCCCGGCCGACCTGCGCTGGGAGAGCGCCGAACGGAGTGGGCCGCCGCTCGCGCTGCGGGGCACCTGCACCCTGGTGCCCCGCGGGGTGTCCCTGCTCGTCGGCTGTCCCGACTTCCCGCTCTGGAACGGCTATCCGGGCCTGTTCGCCGGCCTGGTGACCGGCAATCCCGTGGTCGTGGCCCCCCACCCGCGTGCGGTGCTGCCGCTGGCGATCACGGTGCGGGTCGCGCGGCAGGTGCTGGCGGAGGCCGGCCACGACCCGAACGTGGTGACGCTGGCGGTGGCCGAACCGGAGCGACGGGTGCACCGGCGGCTGGCCACCGACCCGGCGGTGCGCATCGTCGACTTCACCGGCTCCGCACGCTTCGCCGACTGGCTGGAGCTGCACGCCCGCCAGGCCACCGTGTTCGCCAACCGGACGGGGCTGAACACCGTGGTCGTGGACTCCACCGACGACTACCAGGGCCTGGTACGGGGCCTCGCCCTCTCCTCGTGCCTGTGCAGCGGCACGGTACGCACCACACCGCAGAACATCCTGGTGCCTGAACGGGGCTTTCGCACCGACGAGGGACCCAAGACGCTGCGGGACCTCGGGGCCGACGTCGGCGACGCCGTGGACCGGCTGCTCGGACACCCCGCACGCGCGGCGCGGGTGCTGGGCGCGATCACCTCCGACGAGGTGCGCGACGCCCTGACGGAGGCCGCGCGGTACGGCCCCGTCCTGCACGCCTCCGGTCCCGTGGCCCACCCCGAGCACACACACGCCGACCTGCGCGGCCCGCTGCTGGTGCGGCTGCGCGCCTCGGACGAGCGGGTCTACACGCGCGAGTGGCCCGGGCCCGTCTCCTTCCTGGTGGGCACCGACTCGACCTCGCAGGGCCTCGCCGTCCTGCGCCACACCGTGGCACGGCACGGCGCGCTCTACGCCTCGGTGCACTCCACCGACCCGCTGGTACTGGCGGCGGCCGAGACGGCGGCGCTGGACGCCGGGGTGCATCTGGTGGAGAACCTCGACGACCTGCCCGCCGACCCGTCCTCGGCCCGCGCCGACCTGCCGGGCGCCGGCGCCCACTTCATCACCGGACGGTTCCGCGTGGTGCGCTCACGGCGGCACGCACCGGTGACGGCTCCGACGTCAGTTCCTGCGCCAGTTCCGGCGACGGCTTCCGTCCCGGCACCGGACCGGCCGGCGGTCGCCGCGCGGAGCCCTGCCGCCACCGCCGAGCTGCTCGACGTATGA
- a CDS encoding histidinol-phosphate transaminase, which produces MVRVRASLSQLPAYVPGRKLPGAILLASNESPYGLLPGVAGTLAEAAGGVSRYPDLHAASLVEALAAHHGVEPDRIAVGAGSSEVCGQLLHTVVGPGDEVVFGWRSFEAYPILTAVAGGTAVRVPLRDHALDLDAMAAAITARTRLVFVCNPNNPTSTAVGARALTDFADRVPRDVLIVVDEAYREYADPDLVPDGLALLGDRPNVAVLRTFSKAYGLAGLRVGYCVAPSGIAAHVRRTQVPFSVSALAQRAAVVALGEGAEVARRAALTVAERDRVTARLRALGHEVPVSHANFVWLPLGEDSADFALRCLDGKIVVRPFPGEGVRVTIGLPDENDALLTLAAIRRG; this is translated from the coding sequence ATGGTGCGTGTCCGTGCGTCCCTGTCCCAGCTGCCCGCCTACGTCCCGGGCCGCAAACTGCCCGGGGCGATCCTGCTGGCCAGCAACGAGTCTCCCTACGGGTTGCTGCCGGGGGTGGCCGGAACCCTCGCGGAGGCCGCCGGCGGTGTGTCGCGGTACCCCGATCTGCACGCCGCCTCCCTCGTCGAGGCCCTGGCCGCGCACCACGGGGTCGAGCCGGACCGGATCGCGGTGGGCGCCGGGTCCTCCGAGGTGTGCGGGCAGTTGCTGCACACGGTCGTCGGGCCCGGTGACGAGGTGGTCTTCGGCTGGCGGTCGTTCGAGGCGTACCCGATCCTCACCGCCGTCGCGGGTGGTACGGCCGTACGGGTGCCGCTGCGCGATCACGCTCTCGACCTCGACGCCATGGCCGCGGCGATCACCGCGCGGACCCGGCTGGTCTTCGTGTGCAACCCCAACAACCCGACCTCCACGGCGGTCGGCGCGCGGGCCCTGACCGACTTCGCGGACCGGGTACCGCGGGACGTGCTGATCGTCGTCGACGAGGCCTACCGCGAGTACGCCGATCCCGACCTGGTCCCCGACGGCCTCGCCCTCCTCGGTGACCGGCCGAACGTGGCGGTGCTGCGGACCTTCTCGAAGGCGTACGGACTGGCGGGGCTGCGCGTCGGCTACTGCGTCGCGCCGTCCGGGATCGCCGCGCATGTACGCCGGACGCAGGTGCCGTTCAGTGTCAGCGCCCTCGCCCAGCGGGCCGCCGTCGTCGCCCTCGGCGAGGGCGCGGAGGTCGCCCGGCGGGCCGCCCTGACGGTCGCCGAGCGCGACCGGGTCACCGCGCGGCTGCGCGCGCTGGGCCACGAGGTGCCCGTCTCCCATGCCAACTTCGTCTGGCTGCCGCTCGGCGAGGACAGCGCGGACTTCGCCCTGCGCTGCCTGGACGGGAAGATCGTGGTCCGCCCGTTTCCCGGAGAGGGCGTCCGGGTGACGATCGGGCTGCCGGACGAGAACGACGCCCTGCTCACGCTCGCCGCGATCCGGAGAGGCTGA